CGGTGTTCCGCAAGATTTGGATTTCGATGCCAACAGCAATATTTGGGTGACTGTTGACACCGACATTTATCTCGTCAAACCGGACAAAACCACGGCCAGAGCCGACTCCTATCCGGTCACGCTGGCAACACTGCGAGTTTACGAAGGCTATGTGTACGCCGCCGGCAAGAACGCCGCTACCGGTGAAGCCAAAATCTGGCGCAGCCAAATCCAGGGCGAAACCCTCGGCGCGAAAGAGGTCGTTTTGGATATTGCTGCGGCGCCCTGGCTCGTGGGCGGAGACGTGCTCAGCTTGACGTTCTCTGCGGATGGCGAAATGTACCTAGGCACGAATCATCCCGAGGGCACGTTTGTCTTGCGCCCCGATGGCAGCCATGAGGTGTTGTATCCCGGCCTGGTTGCGCCCACGGTTTATGCTATGTCGTGGGGGGAAGGGAATTTGCTTTTTGCCATCCAGCAATTGAGCAACACGTCGAATCTGATCAAAATCGACGTTGGAAAACCAGGCGCGCCCTATTACGGGCGCCGTTAGATTTGAGTTAGTAAGCGAAGACTTGGACTCCACAAATCAACCTGCAGCCGAGAGCCATTGTGTCCAAGTATGACTCCGGCAATTTAATGCTCGATAAGTTTCGCCGGCCCTTTGTCAAGTGAAGCGGCGAGGGCCGGCAGTCTTGTGTTTGGCGCGATGACCTGATTTTATCCGTGCGCAAAATCTATTTTAGAGGAGCAGCCTATGAGAATTTGAAAGCAGCATCGTTTCGAAACATCCAGTAAATATCCAATTGAACTCCAAAAACGCGAATGGAGGTTTCCGATGAAGACAGTTGCTAAGAAAAGCAGTTTGATTTTTTTGCTCATGAGCCTGCTGACCTTGCCGGCGCTAGCGCAAAATGCCCGAGTGCAATTCATTCACAACTCCGGCGATATTGACACCCGGCCGATCGATCTTTATGTGGGCGATTCGCTGTACGTGGATCAATTCACGTTTCGGACCGCGACTGCGTTTGTAGATGTACCGTCCGGTGATGCCCCCATCATTCTCACGCATCCCACCAATCCGGATTCAATTGTCGCTGAAGTCAGCGTGGCTTTTACCGGCGGCGGCACGTACGTGTGCGTGATCAATGGCATCTTGCAAGTGAATTTAGGCAGGTATGAAAATCCGGATCCGGCGAACCGTGACATCCTGATCTCTGTCTTTGCCGTGCCCAACGCGCGCGAAGCTGCGAGCGATCCCACCAAAGTGGAATTTTTCGTGAACAACGGCAATACCGATGGCCCGCTTTCCGGGCTGGATTTTTTTACGGTTGGCAGCACCACGCCGTTTGTTGATGATTTGGGTTACAGCCAAAGCTCGGGCTATATTTCCGTGGATCCCGGGATGTATACGTATGATGTCAGGCCCGGCAATGACAGTGCAACCCTGGTTGGTTCTTATGAAGGTGACTTCACCACGGATGCGGGCAAATCTGCAGTTGTTCTTGCCTCGGGCTTTGTCACGCCCGCGAATAACCAGGGCAGCCAAAAGCTGGGTTTGATCGCTGTCTTTGCGGATGGTACGGTGGAAGCTTTTCGTACCATCGAAATTCTTCCCATCGGCAAATGGAAATTTACCGGCGCTTCACCCTATGCCTTCACGGATTTTATTGGCGCCGATACACTGGTCAGTGGCGGGCACGGCATTGCCGTCGATAGACGAAATCGTATCTGGATTGGAAACTTCAGTACCGCCGCGCGCTTGCGAGTAATTAATCCCGACGGCACCGAGGATCCGATTTCACCGATCCAGCAGGTCAAGGTGGGTACCGACTCGTTTGCCACCAACAATTGCCGCGGTATGGTAATGGACAATGATGGAAACATTGTCTATGCTCGCGCTTCGCGAATATTCCTCCTGGACCCGGCAACCGGGCAAGCGACGAACCAGTTCATTGCCACCGGCAGTGTTTTGGGACCCATGGTTGATAGAGACGGATTTATTTGGACTGGCTTGGTGGTCGGCTTCAATCCGATCAGTGTCATTGATCCTTTTACATTTACTGCATCGCAACAAGTTATACTTCAAAGCCCGCCAGGATTTGGCCGCGGCCTCGGCATCACGGCCGATGCGACAACGATCATCACCTCGGATCTTGGTTCAAACGGCGGCCCGCTTTATCTTTGGACGACAACTGATTTCATCAACTATGCCAAAACCGACAGCATTTACACCAACGACCAGGGCGAGTTGATCATGAGGACGAACCGCCAGACGATGAACTGGCATCCGATTGACAGCACGCTGTGGGTTTCAGTGGATCGGGCTAGCACGCCGGTCGACAACTCCGCGAATGGATTGTATGTTTTCAATTTCAAAACGTCTGAGTATTCCATCGTTTCCATGCCGGAGATTGTAAACTCGTCTGGTGCGGTTATCGGCAATGGCCCGCGTAATGTCGCATTCAGCGTCACTGGCGACACGGCCTACGCGGTCAGCTTCGACGGTAGCCGGCTGATGCGTTTTGTCAAGGGTGCAGTTTCAGTTGATGATAAGCCGATTTCCAGCGTTCCGGGAAAGTACGAGCTT
This DNA window, taken from Cytophagia bacterium CHB2, encodes the following:
- a CDS encoding T9SS type A sorting domain-containing protein, producing MKTVAKKSSLIFLLMSLLTLPALAQNARVQFIHNSGDIDTRPIDLYVGDSLYVDQFTFRTATAFVDVPSGDAPIILTHPTNPDSIVAEVSVAFTGGGTYVCVINGILQVNLGRYENPDPANRDILISVFAVPNAREAASDPTKVEFFVNNGNTDGPLSGLDFFTVGSTTPFVDDLGYSQSSGYISVDPGMYTYDVRPGNDSATLVGSYEGDFTTDAGKSAVVLASGFVTPANNQGSQKLGLIAVFADGTVEAFRTIEILPIGKWKFTGASPYAFTDFIGADTLVSGGHGIAVDRRNRIWIGNFSTAARLRVINPDGTEDPISPIQQVKVGTDSFATNNCRGMVMDNDGNIVYARASRIFLLDPATGQATNQFIATGSVLGPMVDRDGFIWTGLVVGFNPISVIDPFTFTASQQVILQSPPGFGRGLGITADATTIITSDLGSNGGPLYLWTTTDFINYAKTDSIYTNDQGELIMRTNRQTMNWHPIDSTLWVSVDRASTPVDNSANGLYVFNFKTSEYSIVSMPEIVNSSGAVIGNGPRNVAFSVTGDTAYAVSFDGSRLMRFVKGAVSVDDKPISSVPGKYELFQNYPNPFNPNTTIAYSLSQFAIVKLKVYDNMGREVKTLVNKVMPPGRHEVMFETDGLASGVYHYRLYADKQVFTKSMMLLK